One genomic segment of Panicum virgatum strain AP13 chromosome 2N, P.virgatum_v5, whole genome shotgun sequence includes these proteins:
- the LOC120659609 gene encoding uncharacterized protein LOC120659609, with amino-acid sequence MAARPPPPLPDEIVEEILVRVPPDDPARLVRAALVCKRWRRLVSGPGFRRRFRELHPTPPVLGFLRSGFDGDGDGGTVRFIPAWSSRRPRADRRGWRALDSRNGRVLLRSHPCPSLLEPAGLPALAVWDPVADELRELPALPDLPGRYTFNAAVLCAECCDHLDCRREPFTVVFVAIQPAGMAAYLYTSEADAWSEPTSAPHSDLLFWREHGAHVGNSLYFVFKAITGHKIILEYDLGTREMTVIHPPPISNPLIVLMTAEGGGLGCLTINRSRLHLWLWEADPNGDMGWAQSRVIDHKTLVPVGALVRSFGAVDFADGGGMVYLGTDNGFYVADLKSMHSRKAEGVNGLDEIIPYISFYTPAFSVASTGEDPRVDA; translated from the exons ATGGCCGcgcggccgcccccgccgctgccggacGAGATCGTGGAGGAGATCCTCGTCCGCGTCCCGCCGGACGACCCCGCGCGCCTCGTCCGCGCTGCCCTCGTGTGCAAGCGCTGGCGCCGCCTCGTCTCCGGCCCGGGCTTCCGCCGCAGGTTCCGCGAGCTCCACCCGACGCCACCCGTGCTGGGCTTCCTTCGAAGCGGcttcgacggcgacggcgacggcggcaccgTCCGCTTCATCCCCGCCTGGTCCTCCCGCCGGCCCCGCGCCGACCGCCGCGGCTGGCGCGCGCTCGACTCCCGTAacggccgcgtcctcctccgcAGCCACccgtgcccgagcttgctcgaacccgccggcctccccgccctcgccgtcTGGGATCCAGTCGCGGACGAGCTGCGGGAACTGCCCGCGCTGCCGGATTTACCAGGCAGGTACACCTTCAATGCAGCGGTGCTCTGCGCGGAATGCTGCGACCACCTCGACTGCCGCCGCGAGCCTTTCACAGTAGTGTTCGTCGCCATTCAACCTGCGGGGATGGCCGCCTACTTGTACACATCCGAAGCTGATGCCTGGAGCGAGCCAACCTCTGCTCCGCACTCTGATTTGCTTTTCTGGAGGGAGCACGGCGCTCATGTGGGGAACTCGCTCTACTTTGTCTTCAAGGCTATCACTGGGCATAAAATAATCCTCGAGTACGATTTGGGCACACGGGAAATGACTGTGATTCACCCACCTCCTATATCCAATCCGCTCATCGTGCTCATGACTGCAGAGGGTGGTGGGCTGGGATGCCTCACTATTAATAGGTCCAGACTCCACCTGTGGTTGTGGGAGGCTGATCCTAATGGAGATATGGGATGGGCACAGAGCAGAGTCATAGATCACAAGACGCTGGTCCCTGTGGGTGCCTTGGTGCGGTCATTTGGTGCTGTTGACTTTGCGGATGGTGGTGGTATGGTTTACTTGGGCACTGATAATGGATTCTATGTTGCTGATTTGAAGTCCATGCACTCCAGGAAAGCAGAAGGGGTCAATGGCCTGGATGAAATTATTCCGTACATCAGCTTCTATACTCCAG cattCAGTGTGGCTTCTACAGGTGAGGATCCAAGAGTTGATGCTTAA